A single Watersipora subatra chromosome 7, tzWatSuba1.1, whole genome shotgun sequence DNA region contains:
- the LOC137399724 gene encoding multidrug resistance-associated protein 1-like, protein MGKGTWTRDMPSRREQFKVCAGALVDVYRRYGQYSSGLLWIYWLLSMLCSGLRAYIYWKRWLFDEREEARTLAILYSSIFLLVIGAFILSSISDASACILETYKDISPEVTASFSSYMTFYWMQPLMATGHRKKREGSGIEREDLYQLSAPDRVNSYYPQFEKDLHDKIHRHHLRQVDA, encoded by the exons ATGGGCAAGGGAACCTGGACTAGAGACATGCCTAGTCGGCGAGAGCagtttaag GTGTGTGCAGGGGCTTTGGTTGACGTCTATAGAAGATATGGACAATATTCTAGCGGTCTACTGTGGATTTACTGGCTTCTCTCGATGCTTTGTTCTGGACTTCGAGCATATATCTACTGGAAGAGATGgttattt GATGAACGAGAAGAGGCTAGGACATTAGCCATTCTCTACTCTTCAATTTTTCTCCTTGTCATCGGAGCATTCATTCTCTCTTCCATAAGTGATGCATCAGCATGCATTCTGGAAACTTACAAG GACATATCTCCAGAGGTGACAGCATCCTTTTCTTCCTACATGACCTTCTACTGGATGCAGCCATTAATGGCCACTGGTCACAGGAAAAAACGAGAAGGTTCAGGAATAGAGAGGGAAGATCTCTACCAACTCTCAGCACCTGACAGGGTTAACAGCTACTACCCTCAATTTGAGAAGGACCTCCATGATAAGATACACCGACACCACCTAAGGCAGGTTGATGCTTGA